Genomic window (Streptomyces liliiviolaceus):
GAGGCGCCCTACGTCGAGTCGCAGATCGTCGCCCCGGCCGGGCTGATCCCGACCCGGGAGGAGAAGGAGGAGGTACGCGATGCGGTCGGCGCTGAACCACGCGGTTAGGGCGGCCAGGGGCGTGCGTTGGTACGTACGGGAGCTGACCGACGAGTCCGCGTACGACCGGTACGTGGCGCATCTGCGCGCGGAGCGGGCCGATGCGGAGGTGCCCTCGCGGCGGGAGTTCGAGCGGATGCGCACGGACCGTCAGGAGGCGGATCCGCGGCAGGGCTTCCGCTGCTGCTGACACCGTGACGCGGGGGGCCGCGGTCGCCGCACGACACGGCACATCCGTTATGCGGACGGGGGTTCCATAAAGCGGAACCGTCCCTTAGATTTCCTGCGCGTTGCACAGGTGATCAGTGAGGGGACGGAGCCGCCGTATGTCGGAAACACCGGATGTGCCAAGAGCGCCCGAAGGGGAACCACCGGTGGTGACACCGGTCCGTGTGGT
Coding sequences:
- a CDS encoding YbdD/YjiX family protein; the protein is MRSALNHAVRAARGVRWYVRELTDESAYDRYVAHLRAERADAEVPSRREFERMRTDRQEADPRQGFRCC